The window AGGCACGCATGCGTTTGCTCACCTAACACTCCTGGGTCTGTCTTCATCTCTGCCAGCAGGAGGAGCACAGACTCTGGCCAGGGCAGTTAAGGAAATAGGGCCTGGGCTCTGCTGCTCTTGCCCTGGAAGCCCAGCAGTCATCCAAAATGAGCCAAGCTAGAAACAGGGCCCTTGgatcctgaggcccagctgcACTTTCCACTCCACCTTCTATTTCTACCACATCACACTTGTGTTCACCAACatctccttttttaaggctgtaGCAGCTGTGGCTTTGCTGAGCTAGACCAAAAATGTGATGACCCCAACATGAGCTGCTTCCTTGGTAACAGGGTTCCATGTAGCTGTGGGGGAGACCATTTGTGCCTACTGAGGGACTTACGTGTCCAAAGCCCAGTGTGTCATGTTGCCTGCTATGGGCTACCCACACTACCAATTTCACAGTCACCAGAGCCTGTTTCACAGGTGAAACAGGGCTCTACTTGTGTTGAGATGGGCTCTTCACTCCCACAGCTTGCGCCCCTAACAGGTGCCTGTTTTTAGTCCCTATGTAAGCCACCTCATCTCCTTCCCAAGACAGCACTCTCTGAATCTCAAGTACCAGGGAAATGAAGCCACTGCTCTACTTGATGCCATTACAACCCGTGTCCCGTCCCTTGTCCTTATAGGGagagaaagaacatttgaaaCCATAAATACTGGGAGCAGAAGTATGTACAGGAATTACAAAGTGCTTGGTAGGGGAGGTGAGTCTTATAGGGTGAGAGACTGAGTTCATCTTCAGCTTCTTAGATTTTTGAAGAAAGATCAATTTCCCCCTGCTCGACAGGTAGATGAAGTAGCTGTGGCTGCCCCAGTCCTCAGGAACTGGGAGCCTAAGAGGAGATCGACAGACAAAAAATGGGTCAAGTAACCTTAATCAGTCTACCACAagtttcattccattttatttcgtTCATGTTCCCAAGGTGGGAAGAGAGTAGAGGTGCCTGGAGAGCCAAGTATGTTTCAAATCATGCTGCTGCCGCTCTAGAGGCAGCCATTTTGTCTCCTCCCATTGTTCCCCTTTTCCTAGTGATTTACACCCCCATCCAGAGGGATAAAGGTCAGAGATTGTTGGTCAGGAGGCCTCCATGGTCTTCAGGGCTCCCTGAAGGTCACTGCCGAGGAAACCGGCCCGGGGGCCATCTTTACCAGACAGTGTTAGGAGCTTCACAATTAGACCATCCAACACTGTGCTGGAAGATGGACCCAGAGCCGGCTGACATGCAACTCTGGGCTAGAGCTGACCAGTTGCTACAGGGACCCTGGCTGCGGGCCTGGTGAAGTCTTTTGAGAGTATATCCCAAGCTCAAGGTCGGCTGTGGGTTCTGGATCCACCAGATGACAAATCActctgggttgggggaggggcccGGAACCATTGTGTCCCTTCAGTGGGCAGCCTGCCAACCAAGAGCCACCTCTTTTGCAGCCCCCTCCACACAAGATGAAGGGTATTCCAGGTTGTGTGGGGAGGTTCAAGTGGGGGGCTGCAGttggctgggggttgggggcttGAGGTAAAGGATGTCGGTGACACGGACAGGGGCCTCCATCATTACCCGGCAGTATTAGAGACTCCCAACCAGCACCCAAACACTGCTGGGTAAGACGGgggcccccacccagcctgcccaCCTCCGGGTCAGGCAGTCCTCAACCCAGGCTCCCTGTGGAGAGGCTGCAGAACGCTGGCTCCCATCCCCCCAGCACCCGCGTCCCTGGGGACACTTCCGGGTGAGGCCTGCAGCCCGCCACCAGCCCCACCCTGAGCTGCTGAACCACTGAGGTCCAGGCAGGGCTTCAGAAGCCCCCTGCCCACCTGTTCTCTGTCTCTgaaccccttcccccaccacctaCACAGCCTGTCTCTGCCCCCACATACCAATTCACCAGCCCTCATCTCCCTTCTATAGTCCCCAGCTGAGCCCCAAGACCCCTCTCCCAGTGGCCTTTACCTGTCACCGGGCCGCCTGCCCCCCCAGAGAGTAAGTgctgaggagaggaaggagagtcAGGCCAGGATTCCACAGCCTGCTGCCTGAGGCCTGTCCTGGCCTccactcttcctccttccttctccgcAGGCAGCCAGCGCAGGCTCCTCACCTGGGCCCCGCCCGCCGCCCCTGCGTACAGGTGTGTCCTCCTTCCATAGGCTACCCCCCACCACTGCCTTAACCCCTTGCCTCCCAGCACCAGCCGCAGGCACCTATTCTGAGTCCTAGCCACCCCACTAGGCCTCCCACCCTTTCCAGTGGTGTTTTCTGTCCTATCTGCCACCTCCGTCCTCCAGACCTAGACTAGGGAACCTGGTCTCCAGACGGACAAAGCCAAGGGCTATCTTTGGGCTAATTTGCCTTCCTCCTTGGCGTCTCCCCACAGCCACTTCTGCTCCCAGCTACTTTCTTCCTCTGAAACCTCTGACCCTGCCCATGGCCAGAGATGGTGGACCATAGACCCCTGAGGGCAGCAACAGAGTCAGCTTGGTAGTGTTGGATTGTGCCTAGGCCCAGTGACCTACCTGTATTTGGGCATCCCTGCCTGTGGAGGACAGGCAGGTCCCAGCATGGTGCCTACCTGTCCTATACCCTAGTGTTGGGGTACTCACCCCTGCCGGCCAGGAGCATCAGCACGGACCCAGACAGTTAAAGTACTGAGCTGCTCTGCTTCAGCCCTCACAGCCTCAGCCCTCACAGCCTCAGCCCTCACAGTTGTCCTGCAGGGAGGAGCAGCCAGGGGCTATGCTCCGTTCTCCAGAGGGACCAAAGTTGAGCAGAGCTGCTCCTGAACCCACCTCAATGCCCTGGGTCCAAGTCCCAGCCCACAGGCAGTTAGCCCAAGGGCAGTTAGAGGCTGTGGAGCCTACCTTTCTTTTGTGCAGCTCTAGCTGGGGTGGAAAGGGTCCTGAGGCACACAGATTATGGCCCCACCCCTTCCAGGGCACTTTAGTTACCGGTAAGGCAACTATTGTGTTGCCCAATctgatatctctctctctctctctctctctctctctctctctctctctctctctctctctctctctccccctcccccatcctgcccctttgttttgtttgtttgcatccTTCTTAATACCTGTTTGTACTTATTTTATGCTTGTGGACTGTTTCAGCGTCTGTCTGCCCTACTACTCTCCTAAAGTTCCGCAAGGACAGGAACTCTCTTGTTCACCATCGCGCCCCCAGCACAACTCAGTGCCTGTGATACAGTGGACACTCACTATAGAAAGtatatgctgaatgaatgactgaagtCAATATTGCCATACGAGTGTGTTCTTAGCCTGCCCAGCAGCGGGGAGCCAGTCCATCCCCAGTAGGACTCTCATCGGCTTAACTCCCCAGGAGTTAAGATAAAGCCTTAACACGAAGAAAGAATCCCTGATCGTCCACTCTGGACACAGGTAAGGAAGAGGGGacaaacataaaattgaccaGAAACATAAGGGCAGAAACGGTTTCAGCAAAGGGAGAAGCAGGATGCTCCTGTGAGCAGcaggagcccagagaggggagggaaagccTGGGAGGTCGTTTCTACATCTTCTTAGCTCTTACACCTAGAAGTCAGCACCACCAATGTGTGGTTCTGTCCCCCTCAGGTGACCCCAGCTGCATTTCCAGGCGTGAGGGTTCTGGGGCCTGAGTTAAAATCTTAGCTTCACTGTTCAATAGTCctgtgaccttcagcaaattATTCAATCtatctgtgtctcagtttcccctactgtaaaatgggaatggtaCAGGCACCCAGATTGAATGGAAAGGTGTAGTCTTTTAAACAGCGCCTGACACGTGACAAGCATGGAATGAGTTATGGTTGCCCTTGAGATCGTCATCCCTCATCTCAATGATCTTCACAGCCACCCTGTTAGGATGATCCTCCACTTTAAAGGAAAGAGACAAGGAACCTGGCCCACGATCACAGACCTAGCGTGTTAAGCAGAGCCCAGAACCAGTCTGTGTGACTGTGAAGACAGAGCTTTCGTGTGCCCCACATACcactccctgcccacctccccctcCATCCCCTTGGGCCCCACCCTCTGAGCCACACAGAGTTAGAGACCCACACACACAGTGATCCTAGGGGCTTTATTTACAAGAATAGAAGGGTCTGGCCCCTCCTGGAGTCTTGCTGGGCTATATACAGTagggtgagggaggtggggacACACCATTTAAATTACAATAGAGTTGGGCGGGCAGCTTCCTAGGTTCAGGCTGTTGGCATTCACTGGAGACTTCTACAGGGATCAGTGCTGAGGCTGCAGAGAGAAGGGAGTAAGGGAATGAGGGGTTGGCTGGAACCTGAGGAGTGCAGGGTAAGAGCAAGTCTGAGGCAGCTGGGAAGGGCAGGGTGAGGCTGCAGCCACCCATCCATCAGGGGAAGCACTGGAGCCAGGGGTACTGGGGACAGGGCTGGGAAGAGCCCTGAGCAGAGGGGTCAGGGGACAGTAGGGACAGGGCAGGGAAAAGCCCTGAGCAGAGGGGTCAGGGGACAGTAGGGACAGGGCAGGGAAAAGCCCTGAGCAGAGGGACCGTACCATGGCCATGTCAAGACTGTGCCCAGCTCACTTCCTTTTGAGGGAGCCCTTGCTCTTGTCCTTGTCCGCTGATCGCTGCTTCTTcaccttctcctccctcctgttCTTACTCTGCAGGTTCTCGTACACGTCCTCCTTATGTCtgcagcggggggggggggggggggggaggggaggaggcacgTGTAGGCAGTTGGCACAGGTCAGGAGACAGTGCAGAGTTAACCAGAAGCCCCTTCCGGGCCACCCCACATCacaggtgagcaaactgaggccagcaAAGCAAGGAGACCTGGTCACTGTCCTTACACTAGACCAAAAACTCCTTGGGAGCAGAGAAACTCCACCTCATACGTCAGTCTACTACTACCAGTTCCTAGCACAGGCCGCACACAGAGCGCACTCAGGAAACACTTGTGAACACAGACAGTAAGAACCGAGCTTGAACTTGAactcagcacccccacccccaccccaaaggcAACACTGGTCCTCTCTAGAAAGGAAGGGTCGGACTGGGAAGGAAAAAGAGTGGATGATGGGAggtggcaggcagggaggggtcaCTCACTTTGAGGAGGTACGGGAGGCCTGGGCATGGGCATTCTTCATGGCTGGGGGGTAGGTGATATTCCCGTACTCCGACTCCTGGCCCTTGTGGGACTGTGGGTAGAGGTATGTTGGGAAGGCAGCAGACCCAGCAGGACCAGGTGATGCCCACTGCCTCCCATAACCCCAGCAGCCCCGCTTAGCACACACCTGCATGACCTCCAACTTCTTCTTGGTGGTTTCAATGAACTGAGCGATGGCCACATAGATGAACTTGTACTGCGCCTCCGTCTGCACCATGCCTGAGCGTTGTGCACGCACCATCTGGATGGTCTTCTGGATGTCAATGTCACAGTCCAGCCCTGAGCAGGGATGGCAGTTGGACCTCCTGCCCAGGCAGAGGTGGACACCAAGGGGCTGCTCACACCCTCCCTCCTATGTCCCCCACAGGTAACCCTCACCCTTGGTTGAGATGTTCTCCATGAGCATGTCGATGACAATGATTGTGCCTGTGCGGCCAATGCCCGCgctggggagagaaaggggagccATCAGCGGCCAGGTCTACACCTCCCTAGGAAGGGGGGCCCCAGCACCCAGCTCCAGCATGGTCATgacataaagaaactgaggctcccccGAGATGAGGAAATGTGCCCAGGTCACTGGGCAAGCAGGCTGGCAAGGGGCAGAAATCTGCCCAACTCTGTGTCTGCATTCATCATGTTAGCCAAGAGATTTGTGAGGAAGGGCCTGGCTCTCCCACACACCACCATTGCTCTCCTTGTTTCAGCACCACACTCCCCCACTTCCTGTCTCGACTCCTCATTTCTGGCCCGTGGCTGCGGCCTACCCCAAAGAATCCAGAACCCTCAGAGCCACCACTGTCctgccagcctccccagccctctcccacATTGTTGGCCTGAGCAAGACCTTCCCCATCTCCATTCAATCAAAAGTTATATTTGGAGCTTCTTTCTTCAGGgcttcatttccctttttcttcagaCTATGATGGCAGGGAAAGGACAGCCCTGAGACAGTAGGGTGCAGGGGACACTGGGGTCAGGAGACATGGAGGAGCAATGCAGCAGGAagtctcccttcttcccccaccctctgccaccACCTTTGGGCAAACAGACCCCAGGAACCTCAGGAACCCACATGGACCCTGTCCCGCCCTCTCACTGGACCTGTCAGACTGGTACCCTGAGTCGCGCTAATTTCAAACCCAGATTGTCAAAAATACCACCCCCCCTCACCCACTTCCTTCCTGTAACGTCTAAATAAAGGCCATGGGGATTTCAAGAAGTGGatgagagggtgggggtggggggcagcaggaGGGTCGTTTTTGGTGATGGCTTGCCTGCCCCTGGAAGCAAAACAGCCCCTCAGACAGCATATTGGAGCACCTCCAGATTCAAgccacccagccctgccccaggaaAAGCAGTTGCTGGTGGGAAGAAGGAAGTCAAGGCCCTCACAGTCTGGGTCACATGGAGGGAGCTGGAAGGGAAGAGCACACAGCGGGTTTCTATTTCCCCCTTCCCTACCAGCTCCCATTTCTTGAGGGTTTACTGTATTCCGGACACAGTGATAGggtctcatttaatactcacaacagctctgtgagATCCTGATTTTACGGATCTGAGGGACAGAGAAGTGATGTAATTTGtacaaggtcacccagccagtgaGTGGAGGAGCTAGAATTTAAACCAGCAGCCTCTGTCCTGGACACTGTACTCACTGCCTCTCATCCAGTCAGGCCAAGCCAGCCGGGTCAGCCCGTCTGCAGAACTCAGCTGCTTCCCTGCTGattccccacctccctgccttaGCAGGAATGGGGTATCCTGATCATGAACATGAGGGTCTCCACTGGAGCTAGTGAGGCATGTGCCCCTGCTGAATACATTACCCATCCCTACACACCCTGGGGCCAATTGGGGAACCCTGGCTAGGAAGGAGAGACCGGGAGCAGCAATGAAGAAGCACCCCCCAACCAGGGCTTCAGccacagatggaaaaagagaagggatagGGAGCCACACAGACCCACATGGAGGGTGTTGGGGCTGAGAATTAACAGGCTGAGTGGGCCTGTGCAAGAAAACCGGGGTGACCAGGACGGGACCTAGGGCTATTGTGAGCACCAGTCCAGGCTTTCCCCTGACCAGGTGGTGACCTGGTAAGTGGCtgggcctgtttcttcatctgtatttGGCAGGGTTGGACAAGATGACACATCCAGGGAGATCTCTGAGAAAGCCACCCCCAGGCACAGGATCAGACAGTGGGGTTGGTTCAAGCTAAGTTCCACCCATGGATCTGGAGCCATCAGGAAACCCAGAGGaggctggggggaagggggaggcagtAAACGAGTTATTATGTAAATTGCATACAATTGCATGGCTCTTAGCAGTATTTACTTGCCAGCTACTACATGCATGATTACTGttaatatctttattattattctcaccTGCAATGCACGATGATGGGCCCTGCATGAGGCAGACTTTCCTGTCGCTGATTGATCTGGTCTAGGAAGCTGAGGACACCCCCAGGTTCACTGGGGACCCCATGGTCAGGCCAACTCAGGTACTGGTAGTGCCAGATCTCACGCACCAGGTTCGCCTGGGCCAAGTACATAGAAGTCAGTGATGGCTGCTCCCACACATCACCCCATCCCCAACAACCAGATAAGAGGACAGGTCCAAGGAAGGCCCAGGAGGGGGCAGAAGTGGGGACACTCACATTGTCCAGCGGGGAGACCTGTAAGGTGCGGAGTTTGTACTCGGTTGTGTCGTGTTCCCCACAGTTGGTTACAGTGTAGGATCCATACACTCGCTGAGAGCCCACCTCTGGCCAGTATGGGACACATTTGTTCTGAAAGGGAGGGTAGAGGTAGAGAATGGGCCACAGAAGCAGGCACTGGGCAGGGCGTTGTAGGCCCTGATCTATGTCATGAGTCCCTGGTGCTGGCCCAGTCAACATCGGTTGGATGAACTGGCCAAGTCAGTCTCAGGATCTAGTGGTGAGACCTGACCAGCCAGCCACCTAACCTTACAAGTCACTCAGTACACATtgtctgacacacacacagaacctgAAGCTGTGTAAAGCAGGTTGGAATTACAAACACAAACTAGATGCAATCTGCGCCCTTGTGTTTCTAGGAGCTCACAGAGAGATAAGTGAACAGGAAAAATATGGAGCTGCTCAGGAGCACGGTGGAGGGAGAGGCTAATTCTTCCTCTAGGTTATGGAGGAAATCAGAGAtggcttcacagaggagggagCGTTTGAACTGGGTCTTCATAAATGAGGAGTCTGTCAGGCAGAGATAGTGCAGAGAGAGGAAGTCATTTCCTAGCAGAAAATGAGCTTGTGCAAAGGCATAGAAACCTGAAAAGGCCTGGCCCGTTGGAGGCAGTGAGTGTTGTAGAGAAGCCACCAGACCTGGAGTACCAAGTCTTAGCCTCTGACTTTCTCCTAAAGGCAACTgggagccattgaagggtttGCAGTGAGGGAGTAATGTGATGCAGTGCATGCTTTGGACAGAATCACTTTGACTCCAGTACATAGGGTACTACAGTgcaggggtgagggtgaggggccAAGTCCAGAGAGATTTATGAGGCAGAGTGGACAAGAGGGGCTCTTGCCTGGATGGggacaggtgggggaggggcaggaggaatgTTTGCTTCAGGACATCTTAAGGCAGAAGACCCATTTAAAACCTGGGTCTGGGGGTGGTCAGGAGAACCCAAGGTTGGAAGCAGGGATCTGGGAGTCAGGGTGTACCCGAGATTTtgtctctgtgcctcggtttcctaaCAAGGTTTGGGTGCCTTTCTGTCCTGGTGTCCaaagtttcttttgtttaatgATGGTGGACAATGACtactggggagggggtggggggatcagCCTCTACCCGGCTCAGCCCTACCCGGCCTTTCTCCACTTCTCGGGTGGTCATGACGATGACGCGGGTGTTCTCCTGCCATGTCATCTGCCAGAAGTCATTGACTGTGGCATCCAGGCAGCCCTGGCTGGCGATATAGGTCTTAGAGTTCTCATCAGGGCCTAGCAGCTGGTTCTGGATGGAAGGACAGAAAACACATACCAGGATTGTGAGTTCCTTGGCCCGGGACACGCCCTTTGTCCCCACCCGCCTCATCCCACCCAAGTGATCAGCTTTGGCTTTGCCCACACATCTCTGGACCCAGTATCCCCCTGAGATGGGAAATTCCCAGGGGCAACACCCACCTTGACATAGTTGGCGTTGATATAGTCAGACCCAGGGGTGTTACTGTCACGTCCCTGCAGGATCACGCGGCTGTGGTCGACTGCGAGTGAGCAGAGAGCAGGTGGGAAGGGCCTGGGTCAGCAGCAACTCACCAGCCCCTGCATCACACCCTTCCTAGGCTCACAGGCcattcttgtctgagaagctgtGAGGTTCTCAGAGCACAGTGCATGGGCAGGGATGGGGACCGgcatgggtgggggtggaggtttCAGAGGAAGGAGAGTGGTAAGGGTGGGTGTGGGAGGCTCTGCTGGGAGGAGTAGAGGCATTTTAGAGGAAAAGAGGTTCTGTTGTGTGGGAACGGAGGTGGACCCTCCCTGAGATGGGGGTAGAGGTACTGTGAATTGGGGGAGGTTGGCTGAGGGAAGGGGAGTCTCCAAGATGAATGGATGCTGCCTCGGAGTGGGAGGGATGGAGGCTGCTGGGGTGAGGTGCTCACATGGGAGAATGTTCTTATAACGGTTCTTGCTCTTGTTCTCTGGCCGCTGCCCTTCCAGCCGCTGGTGCAGGTTCTTCACCTCCAGCTTCTGCAGATTCTGAGGGGCAAGAGGGGACAATGGACACCCGCAAGAGGGGTATCCATGGGGGTCGTTGATGTGGGGTAGATCAGTATCAGGGGTTGGGAGAGAGGGAATGGGTCTGCCTGGGACCCCACGCCGGTTACCTTGCTGGGTCCCCATAACGCACCTCAAACTCCTCCCAGAAGCCGGCCTTGGCTGTGTCCTCGGACTCCTTCTTCTTGTTCAGTTCCAGGACCCGGTTTTCAATGTCAGCCGCATTCACCCGCGTGGCGTAGTATGGCTTGGGTGGGTGAGGGCGAAAAGTCAGCAACTTCCAGATCTCAAAGGCTCATGTGTCTGAGGGACTGCCAGGCCCACCCCTCACCTGCCGCAAGTAGACAAAGGCGCCTGAGGCCTCCTCAATCCCCGTCTTCTTGAAATGCTCCACCAGGTCTGTGAGGCTGTCAAAGGTCTCCGAGCCACCCACTGTGTAACGTCCACCCTGAGGGGTACCAAGTCAGGCCACCCTGCAAAGTTTGTCTCCCTCCCTTGACCCCCAGCCTTGGACCAAAGACTGGCTGACCTTCCCCAGCACCCACGCTGCGGGCACAGATGGGTACCCCAGGAGGATGCCTTCTTTACTGCCGGCTGCCTTACCTCACACATGACCTTGATGTGGGTGACTCTGAGGGGGGAGCCTGGGCCAGCCTTGGGCTGGTCACTGAGCACCGACAGCACAAAATCTCCCGGCTGGCTGAGACTCTCACGTACAAGAAATGTCCAGGGCTCACCCTTGGCCTGTAGCAGTGTCTCCGCCTGCCCCCCAGACATGTGGCCATGGTACCACCTAGAAAAGGCAGCAGCAGGGAAGGTGAGTGCTGGGCCAAGGGCCAGGCACTGAGCAAGGAAACAGTACttgcaatgtgccaggcactgtgctagatgcttcCAAACCCACCACGATATTTAGGTCCATTagt of the Rhinolophus sinicus isolate RSC01 linkage group LG02, ASM3656204v1, whole genome shotgun sequence genome contains:
- the PTPN6 gene encoding tyrosine-protein phosphatase non-receptor type 6, with amino-acid sequence MVRWFHRDLSGLDAETLLKGRGVHGSFLARPSRKNQGDFSLSVRVGDQVTHIRIQNSGDFYDLYGGEKFATLTELVEYYTQQQGVLQDRDGTIIHLKYPLNCSDPTSERWYHGHMSGGQAETLLQAKGEPWTFLVRESLSQPGDFVLSVLSDQPKAGPGSPLRVTHIKVMCEGGRYTVGGSETFDSLTDLVEHFKKTGIEEASGAFVYLRQPYYATRVNAADIENRVLELNKKKESEDTAKAGFWEEFENLQKLEVKNLHQRLEGQRPENKSKNRYKNILPFDHSRVILQGRDSNTPGSDYINANYVKNQLLGPDENSKTYIASQGCLDATVNDFWQMTWQENTRVIVMTTREVEKGRNKCVPYWPEVGSQRVYGSYTVTNCGEHDTTEYKLRTLQVSPLDNANLVREIWHYQYLSWPDHGVPSEPGGVLSFLDQINQRQESLPHAGPIIVHCSAGIGRTGTIIVIDMLMENISTKGLDCDIDIQKTIQMVRAQRSGMVQTEAQYKFIYVAIAQFIETTKKKLEVMQSHKGQESEYGNITYPPAMKNAHAQASRTSSKHKEDVYENLQSKNRREEKVKKQRSADKDKSKGSLKRK